From Streptomyces sp. CMB-StM0423, a single genomic window includes:
- a CDS encoding thiazole synthase: MTSTAPAPVPADLTGADPLTIAGVRFSSRLIMGTGGASSLDVMERALLASGTELTTVAMRRVDPGVHGSVLDVLRRHGIRVLPNTAGCYTAGEAVLTARLAREALGTDWVKLEVIADERTLLPDPVELLAAAETLVDDGFTVLPYTNDDPVLARKLEDAGCAAVMPLGSPIGSGLGIRNPHNFQLIAEAAGVPVILDAGAGTASDAALAMELGCDAVMLASAVTRAQEPVLMAEAMRYAIAAGRLAARAGRIPRRHFARASSPGAGVAELSPGGSRDEGPGPDPERPAFA; the protein is encoded by the coding sequence GTGACCAGCACCGCCCCCGCCCCCGTCCCCGCAGACCTCACCGGCGCGGACCCGCTCACCATCGCCGGCGTCCGCTTCTCCTCCCGCCTCATCATGGGCACCGGCGGCGCGAGCAGCCTCGACGTCATGGAGCGCGCCCTCCTCGCCTCCGGCACCGAGCTGACCACCGTCGCGATGCGCCGCGTCGACCCCGGCGTGCACGGCTCCGTGCTCGACGTGCTGCGCCGCCACGGCATCCGCGTGCTGCCGAACACCGCCGGCTGCTACACCGCGGGCGAGGCCGTGCTCACCGCCCGGCTGGCCCGCGAGGCCCTCGGCACGGACTGGGTGAAGCTGGAGGTCATCGCTGACGAGCGGACCCTGCTGCCCGACCCGGTCGAGCTGCTGGCCGCCGCCGAGACGCTCGTCGACGACGGCTTCACCGTGCTCCCGTACACGAACGACGACCCCGTGCTCGCCCGCAAGCTGGAGGACGCCGGCTGCGCCGCCGTGATGCCGCTGGGCTCCCCCATCGGCTCCGGACTCGGCATCCGCAACCCGCACAACTTCCAGCTCATCGCCGAGGCCGCCGGGGTGCCCGTCATCCTCGACGCCGGCGCCGGCACCGCCTCGGACGCCGCCCTGGCGATGGAGCTGGGCTGCGACGCGGTGATGCTGGCGTCCGCCGTGACGCGGGCGCAGGAGCCGGTGCTGATGGCGGAGGCGATGCGGTACGCGATCGCCGCGGGCCGGCTCGCCGCGCGCGCCGGGCGCATCCCGCGCCGGCACTTCGCGCGCGCCTCCTCCCCGGGGGCGGGCGTCGCGGAGCTGAGCCCCGGGGGCAGCCGGGACGAGGGCCCGGGGCCGGATCCGGAGCGGCCCGCGTTCGCGTGA
- the thiS gene encoding sulfur carrier protein ThiS — protein MTEDATQTRTEARTDAPADAPTITVNGAPRAIAAGLTLGALVATLTAAHRGVAAAVNEDVVPRGDWPTTTLGDGDRVEILTAVQGG, from the coding sequence ATGACCGAGGACGCCACGCAGACCCGTACCGAAGCCCGAACCGACGCCCCCGCCGACGCGCCGACCATCACCGTCAACGGCGCACCCCGCGCGATCGCCGCGGGCCTCACCCTCGGCGCCCTCGTCGCCACCCTCACCGCCGCGCACCGCGGCGTCGCCGCCGCCGTCAACGAGGACGTCGTGCCGCGCGGCGACTGGCCCACCACCACCCTCGGCGACGGCGACCGCGTCGAGATCCTGACCGCGGTCCAGGGAGGCTGA